The following are encoded in a window of Arthrobacter sp. NicSoilB4 genomic DNA:
- a CDS encoding TetR/AcrR family transcriptional regulator produces the protein MPASTSAPTDPHRHDAKPRRRVGRPAAAVLDQDGITLAALQLIGKSGYDGFTMAALARTLNVAPSALYNHVSSKRDVLVLVQDHLTSFVDVSAFDGEPWDRAVRSWAWSYRDVFSKHTPLIPVIAVLPVTDAPKTLAMYEAVSAGFSRAGFPQERIVSAIVALESFIFGSAYDVTAPADIFDSGSMAESTPNFTAAVARLADQGFENQADVAFELGLEALITGLGALRQ, from the coding sequence ATGCCGGCATCAACCAGCGCCCCTACAGATCCGCACCGGCACGATGCCAAACCGCGCCGAAGGGTGGGCCGGCCGGCCGCTGCCGTTCTCGACCAGGACGGCATTACCCTGGCGGCGCTGCAGCTCATCGGGAAGAGCGGCTATGACGGGTTCACCATGGCGGCCTTGGCACGGACGCTGAACGTGGCGCCGTCGGCCCTGTACAACCACGTCTCGTCCAAACGGGACGTCCTGGTACTGGTCCAGGACCACCTGACGTCGTTCGTGGATGTGTCCGCCTTCGACGGCGAACCGTGGGACCGGGCGGTGCGCAGCTGGGCCTGGAGCTACCGCGACGTGTTTTCCAAGCACACACCGCTGATCCCGGTGATTGCCGTGCTGCCGGTGACCGATGCGCCCAAGACGCTGGCCATGTACGAGGCCGTCAGCGCCGGTTTCAGCCGGGCCGGCTTCCCGCAAGAGCGGATCGTTTCGGCGATTGTGGCCCTGGAGTCCTTCATCTTCGGCTCCGCGTATGACGTCACCGCCCCGGCGGACATCTTTGACTCCGGAAGCATGGCGGAATCGACGCCGAACTTCACGGCAGCCGTGGCGCGCTTGGCCGATCAGGGGTTCGAAAACCAGGCCGACGTGGCCTTTGAACTGGGCCTTGAGGCCCTCATCACCGGACTCGGGGCCCTGCGGCAGTAG
- a CDS encoding NAD(P)/FAD-dependent oxidoreductase, translating to MLELDRDVVIVGAGPAGLTAARELKKAGLSVAVLEARDRVGGRTWTDTVDGAMLEIGGQWVSPDQTELLALLEDLGLKTYSRYRDGKSVYIGADGKRTLYTGDSFPVSDTTAAEMDKLTALLDSLAAEIGPTEPWAHPKARELDTISFHHWLRQNSPDEEACNNIGLFIAGGMLTKPAHAFSALQAVLMAASAGSFSHLTDEDFILDKRVIGGMQQVSLLIAEELGDDVVLDSPVRTINWRAAAAGEGAGGHTVTAVSERATVNARFLIMAVPPNLYSRVSFNPPLPRRQHQMHQHQSLGLVIKVHAVYSRPFWREDGLSGTCFGAGALVQEVYDNTNHGDSRGTLVGFVSDEKADAMFELSAEERRRAILESVAGFLGDKALEPEVYYESDWGSEEWTRGAYAASYDLGGLHRYGKDQHAPVGPIYWSCSDLAAEGYQHVDGAVRMGRQTAARIVAAADRTSVASN from the coding sequence ATGCTGGAACTTGACCGCGACGTCGTCATCGTCGGAGCCGGCCCCGCAGGGCTGACCGCAGCCCGCGAACTGAAGAAGGCGGGCCTGAGTGTGGCCGTCCTGGAGGCCCGCGACCGCGTCGGCGGACGCACCTGGACCGACACGGTCGACGGCGCCATGCTGGAAATCGGCGGCCAATGGGTCTCGCCGGACCAGACCGAACTGCTGGCGCTCCTCGAAGACCTTGGCCTGAAGACCTACTCCCGCTACCGCGACGGCAAATCCGTCTATATCGGTGCCGACGGCAAGCGCACCCTGTACACGGGCGACTCCTTCCCGGTCAGCGACACCACTGCCGCCGAAATGGACAAGCTCACCGCCCTGCTGGATTCCCTTGCCGCGGAGATCGGCCCCACGGAGCCGTGGGCGCACCCCAAGGCCCGAGAACTGGACACCATCTCCTTCCACCACTGGCTGCGCCAGAACTCCCCGGACGAGGAAGCCTGCAACAATATCGGCCTCTTCATCGCCGGCGGGATGCTGACCAAGCCTGCGCACGCCTTTTCCGCCCTGCAGGCAGTGCTGATGGCAGCCTCCGCCGGTTCCTTCTCACACCTCACCGACGAGGACTTCATCCTCGACAAGCGCGTCATCGGCGGCATGCAGCAGGTCTCCCTGCTGATCGCCGAAGAACTGGGCGACGACGTCGTGCTGGACAGCCCCGTACGCACCATCAACTGGCGTGCGGCAGCCGCTGGGGAAGGCGCCGGCGGCCACACGGTGACCGCAGTTTCGGAGCGCGCCACGGTGAACGCCCGCTTCCTGATCATGGCCGTGCCGCCGAACCTCTATTCCCGGGTCTCCTTCAACCCGCCGCTGCCGCGCCGGCAGCACCAGATGCACCAGCACCAGTCGCTCGGCCTGGTCATCAAGGTCCACGCCGTCTACAGCAGGCCGTTCTGGCGCGAGGACGGCCTCTCGGGAACGTGCTTCGGAGCCGGCGCCCTGGTCCAGGAGGTCTACGACAACACCAACCACGGGGACTCCCGCGGGACGCTGGTCGGCTTCGTCTCGGACGAAAAGGCCGATGCCATGTTCGAGCTCAGCGCCGAAGAACGCCGCCGTGCCATCCTCGAATCGGTGGCCGGGTTCCTGGGGGACAAGGCGCTCGAACCGGAGGTCTACTACGAATCCGACTGGGGCTCTGAGGAATGGACCCGCGGTGCCTATGCCGCCAGCTACGACCTCGGCGGCCTGCACCGCTACGGCAAGGACCAGCACGCGCCGGTCGGCCCCATCTACTGGTCCTGCTCGGACCTCGCTGCCGAGGGCTACCAGCACGTCGACGGCGCGGTCCGGATGGGACGCCAGACAGCGGCCCGGATCGTGGCAGCCGCCGACCGCACCTCCGTGGCCTCCAACTAG
- a CDS encoding universal stress protein yields the protein MRYVVGYSANARGHDAVNLAVSLARGRGASLDLVLVVPEVQQFGAAHAPKAGFETLLNEQAREWLDEALALVPADVPAQAHIRSGDSDAQALIAAAEELGADVLVIGATSNGLFKRFTIGSVASALLHASTVPVALAPHGYHRTEALTRISCGLGTRAGAEKLLDFAIGMAANRKVPLRVVSLLALDGGNSADAAEAAREYAEKAVAAAAPVDPSGVQLAAKTDVAVAHGRSIEEAVDDLDWEDGEVLVIGSSRLAQARSIFLGSTANRILRALPVPMLVVPSGYELKHHNHSTSNDTSGEALQ from the coding sequence ATGCGTTACGTAGTGGGGTATTCAGCCAATGCCAGGGGCCATGATGCCGTCAATCTGGCCGTATCGCTGGCACGTGGCCGCGGTGCCAGCCTGGATCTCGTTCTGGTGGTGCCCGAAGTCCAGCAGTTCGGCGCCGCGCATGCGCCCAAAGCCGGTTTCGAGACCCTCCTGAACGAGCAGGCACGCGAATGGCTCGACGAAGCCCTTGCGCTTGTTCCGGCCGACGTCCCTGCGCAGGCGCATATCCGCAGCGGCGACTCCGATGCGCAGGCCCTGATCGCGGCGGCCGAGGAACTTGGGGCGGACGTTCTGGTGATCGGGGCAACCAGCAACGGGCTCTTCAAGCGGTTCACCATCGGTTCCGTGGCCAGTGCGCTGCTCCACGCCTCCACCGTGCCGGTGGCCCTCGCTCCCCACGGCTACCACCGCACGGAGGCCCTGACCCGGATCAGCTGCGGCCTCGGAACCAGGGCGGGTGCCGAGAAGCTGCTCGATTTCGCCATCGGCATGGCGGCGAACCGGAAGGTCCCGCTGCGGGTGGTGTCCCTGCTTGCACTCGACGGCGGCAACTCAGCCGATGCGGCTGAGGCCGCCCGCGAGTACGCGGAGAAGGCCGTCGCGGCAGCCGCACCGGTCGACCCGTCCGGTGTCCAGCTGGCGGCCAAGACGGACGTCGCTGTCGCGCATGGCCGGAGCATCGAAGAGGCTGTGGACGACCTCGACTGGGAAGACGGCGAGGTCCTGGTGATCGGTTCCAGCCGCCTGGCCCAGGCCCGCTCCATCTTCCTGGGCAGCACCGCGAACCGGATCCTGCGGGCACTGCCGGTGCCGATGCTCGTGGTGCCCAGCGGCTATGAACTCAAGCACCACAACCATTCAACGTCGAATGACACGTCCGGAGAGGCACTCCAATGA
- a CDS encoding APC family permease, whose protein sequence is MSTEHVTAKATHDAHAGLSAKGLKAGSVGLIGAVVIGVSCIAPAYTLTAALGPTVAEVGVQLPAIFLVGFIPMLLVAFGYRELNNAMPDAGTSFTWASRAFGPWIGWMGGWGLIAATIIVLSNLAAVAVDFFYLMLAQLSGNPELADLTLNLPLNIATTLVFIALACWISYRGMETTKGVQYVLVAFQLLVLGWFAVAAFSHVANGTAFDATAITPEWFNPFAVESFSAFAAGVSLSIFIYWGWDVTLTMNEETRNPEKTPGRAATVTVLVIVVIYMTVALATLAYAGIGQEGLGAGNPENQGSIFAVLAGPVMGPFAILMSLAILSSSAASLQSTFVSPARTLLAMGHYKALPTQFGKISPTFKSPSYATIAAAIAAAGFYVITRTTSENALWDTITALGMMICFYYGITALACVWFFRAEAFSGARAFFFKFLSPLLGGVILLVMFFKTAYDSMDPAYGSGSSVGGIGLVFVLGMGVILLGVVLMLVMYKIRPEFFKGKVLPRGY, encoded by the coding sequence ATGAGCACTGAACACGTGACGGCCAAGGCCACGCACGACGCACACGCAGGACTGAGCGCCAAGGGCCTCAAGGCCGGATCGGTGGGCCTGATCGGCGCCGTCGTGATTGGTGTGTCCTGCATTGCCCCCGCCTATACGCTGACCGCGGCCCTGGGCCCCACGGTCGCCGAGGTCGGCGTCCAGCTGCCGGCCATCTTCCTGGTGGGCTTTATTCCGATGCTGCTGGTTGCCTTCGGCTACCGGGAATTGAACAACGCCATGCCCGACGCCGGAACCTCGTTCACCTGGGCTTCGCGCGCCTTCGGACCCTGGATCGGCTGGATGGGCGGCTGGGGACTGATCGCGGCGACGATCATTGTGCTCTCCAACCTGGCAGCAGTGGCCGTGGACTTCTTCTACCTCATGCTGGCCCAGCTGTCCGGCAACCCCGAGCTGGCTGACCTGACCCTGAACCTGCCGCTGAACATCGCCACCACGCTGGTGTTCATCGCGCTGGCCTGCTGGATCTCCTATCGCGGCATGGAAACCACCAAGGGTGTGCAGTACGTGCTGGTCGCGTTCCAGCTCCTGGTGCTCGGCTGGTTTGCTGTCGCCGCTTTCAGCCACGTCGCCAACGGCACAGCCTTCGATGCCACGGCGATCACCCCCGAGTGGTTCAACCCGTTCGCCGTCGAATCCTTCTCGGCCTTTGCCGCCGGCGTCTCCCTCTCGATCTTCATCTACTGGGGCTGGGACGTCACCCTGACCATGAACGAGGAAACCCGCAATCCGGAAAAGACCCCGGGCCGCGCGGCCACCGTCACCGTGCTGGTCATCGTGGTGATCTACATGACCGTCGCACTGGCCACCCTGGCGTACGCCGGAATCGGCCAGGAAGGCCTCGGGGCAGGAAACCCGGAAAACCAGGGCAGCATCTTCGCCGTCCTCGCCGGACCGGTCATGGGCCCGTTCGCCATCCTGATGTCCCTGGCCATCCTGAGCAGCTCGGCCGCGTCCCTGCAGTCGACGTTCGTCTCACCGGCCCGGACGCTGCTGGCGATGGGGCACTACAAGGCGCTGCCCACCCAGTTCGGCAAGATCAGCCCCACGTTCAAGTCCCCCAGCTACGCCACGATCGCGGCGGCCATCGCCGCCGCGGGGTTCTATGTCATCACGCGGACCACCTCCGAGAACGCCCTGTGGGACACCATCACCGCGCTCGGCATGATGATCTGTTTCTACTACGGCATCACCGCCCTGGCCTGTGTCTGGTTCTTCCGGGCCGAAGCCTTCAGCGGGGCGCGGGCGTTCTTCTTCAAGTTCCTGTCCCCGCTCCTGGGCGGCGTCATCCTGCTGGTGATGTTCTTCAAGACCGCCTATGACTCCATGGACCCGGCCTACGGGTCCGGATCCTCCGTCGGCGGGATCGGCCTCGTGTTCGTCCTGGGCATGGGTGTAATCCTGCTCGGTGTGGTGCTCATGCTGGTCATGTACAAGATCCGCCCGGAGTTCTTCAAGGGCAAGGTCCTGCCGAGGGGCTACTAA
- a CDS encoding pyridoxamine 5'-phosphate oxidase family protein: MSDAENISKVTDIINDSRIGMFTTVNDEGALVSRPLAVQEVQDDGDMWFFTSAATSQVAQVRANPRVNVSFGKRTEWVSVAGTAHVVTDRQKIHELWNQMVEAWFPDGPDTPEVVLLHVDSDSAEYWTSPGGTAATVLQWVKSKVTNSRMSVGESGTVEL, from the coding sequence ATGTCGGATGCAGAGAACATCAGCAAAGTCACGGACATCATCAACGACTCACGGATCGGGATGTTCACCACCGTCAACGACGAAGGCGCGCTGGTCAGCCGGCCGCTGGCCGTCCAGGAAGTGCAGGACGACGGCGACATGTGGTTTTTCACGTCCGCCGCCACCTCCCAGGTTGCCCAGGTCCGGGCGAACCCGCGCGTGAACGTCTCCTTCGGCAAAAGGACTGAGTGGGTGTCCGTCGCCGGAACGGCTCACGTTGTCACTGACCGGCAGAAGATCCACGAGCTCTGGAACCAGATGGTGGAGGCCTGGTTCCCGGACGGTCCGGACACCCCAGAAGTGGTGCTGCTGCACGTCGATTCAGACTCCGCCGAATACTGGACCAGCCCGGGCGGAACCGCCGCGACGGTGCTGCAGTGGGTCAAGTCCAAGGTCACGAACAGCCGCATGAGCGTCGGCGAAAGCGGCACGGTGGAACTCTAG
- a CDS encoding NAD(P)-binding domain-containing protein, with translation MTDITIIGSGNMARAIGTRAVAAGRSLQILSRSPEHAAKLAAELGADTTSGGLGDIPEGDIVVLALYFGPAQEVATHYGDTLSGKTVVEISNPTDPETFDSLTVEPGSSAAEEIAALLPGAQVVKAFNTTFAGPLTAGAKGGMPLDVFIASDSEDAANTVASFAAAAGLRPLRVGGLRHARELEGFQLLVMALQANPAYGDFNWATGLKIID, from the coding sequence ATGACAGACATCACCATCATCGGCAGCGGCAACATGGCCCGGGCGATCGGAACCCGCGCCGTGGCAGCCGGACGCTCGCTCCAGATCCTCAGCCGGTCCCCGGAACACGCGGCCAAACTCGCGGCCGAGCTCGGCGCTGACACCACCTCCGGGGGGCTCGGCGACATCCCGGAGGGGGACATCGTGGTGCTGGCCCTCTACTTCGGACCGGCCCAGGAAGTCGCGACGCACTACGGCGACACTCTGAGCGGCAAGACCGTCGTGGAGATCAGCAACCCGACCGACCCGGAGACCTTCGATTCACTTACCGTCGAACCGGGGTCCTCGGCCGCCGAGGAAATCGCCGCCCTGCTGCCGGGCGCCCAAGTGGTCAAGGCCTTCAACACCACGTTCGCCGGCCCGCTGACGGCAGGCGCCAAGGGCGGGATGCCACTGGATGTCTTCATCGCCTCGGACTCCGAAGACGCCGCCAACACAGTGGCGTCGTTCGCTGCGGCCGCCGGACTCCGCCCGCTGCGGGTTGGCGGGCTGAGGCATGCCAGGGAACTGGAGGGATTCCAGCTCCTCGTGATGGCCCTGCAGGCCAACCCCGCATACGGGGATTTCAACTGGGCCACCGGGCTGAAGATCATCGACTAG
- a CDS encoding VOC family protein, whose protein sequence is MRLKMCSIHVKDPAAAFEFYTGILGFESLLAMPEHNLFIVKDPAGSGGGSAGLLLEPSDNPIGAAYMNGCHDAGMPAIVLGVPDVRAEFKRLTAKGVIFQGEPSDGPGGTTAVFDDGCGNFVQLHQD, encoded by the coding sequence ATGCGACTGAAAATGTGCAGTATCCACGTCAAGGACCCCGCCGCCGCCTTCGAGTTCTACACCGGAATCCTGGGCTTCGAGAGCCTCCTGGCCATGCCGGAGCACAACCTGTTCATCGTGAAAGACCCGGCAGGGTCCGGCGGCGGATCAGCCGGGCTCCTGCTGGAGCCCAGCGACAACCCGATCGGGGCCGCCTACATGAACGGCTGCCACGACGCCGGGATGCCCGCAATTGTCCTGGGCGTGCCCGATGTCCGGGCTGAGTTCAAGCGGCTCACGGCCAAAGGCGTGATATTCCAGGGCGAGCCATCCGACGGTCCCGGCGGCACCACGGCGGTGTTCGACGACGGGTGCGGGAACTTCGTCCAGCTCCACCAGGACTAG
- a CDS encoding DUF5997 family protein, with amino-acid sequence MTSANSQSMKPATVAKKLGIYLPATPQEFQDSVISRADFAELQANPPEWLAELRRNGPHPRPVVAQKLNVSISGLARGGVEEALTTAEITALLQAPPAWLVAERSTHAAVRAEAQRVKDEAAKKDAKKARTAAE; translated from the coding sequence ATGACCTCTGCAAACTCCCAGTCCATGAAGCCGGCCACCGTTGCCAAGAAGCTTGGCATCTACCTGCCCGCAACACCCCAGGAGTTCCAGGATTCGGTCATCAGCCGCGCCGATTTCGCCGAGCTCCAGGCCAACCCGCCCGAGTGGCTGGCGGAACTGCGCCGCAACGGCCCGCACCCCCGCCCGGTGGTCGCACAGAAGCTCAACGTCTCCATCAGCGGCCTGGCCCGCGGCGGCGTTGAGGAAGCGCTCACGACGGCGGAAATCACCGCGCTGCTGCAGGCTCCCCCGGCCTGGCTGGTCGCCGAACGCTCCACCCACGCCGCCGTCCGCGCCGAGGCCCAGCGGGTCAAGGACGAGGCTGCGAAGAAGGACGCCAAGAAGGCACGCACCGCGGCCGAGTAG
- a CDS encoding LysR substrate-binding domain-containing protein yields MSAAEEAPQTTDETADEQAEAPARELRFAYVAGVTPGKWVRRWEERVLDVPLRSFMSDDGAQLTVLRDGSADLSFVRLPVEREGLNVIPLYEEQPVVVAPKGHEISVFEEVALADLSKETFLDVAELGGPEMALQVVATGAGLVILPMSVARHFNVKDTVARKLTGAPTTQIALAWPSDSTDEVIEEFIGIVRGRTAASSRQPSAQQEKPKKEPKPDRRGPAVKKPKVAQRYAPNPDKGRGKGSRKKGKR; encoded by the coding sequence GTGTCCGCAGCAGAAGAAGCACCCCAGACCACCGACGAAACCGCCGACGAACAGGCCGAAGCACCAGCGCGGGAGCTGCGTTTCGCCTACGTCGCCGGCGTCACCCCGGGCAAGTGGGTCCGGCGCTGGGAAGAGCGGGTGCTGGATGTGCCGCTGCGCTCCTTTATGTCCGACGACGGCGCGCAGCTCACGGTTCTGCGCGACGGTTCCGCTGACCTGAGCTTCGTCCGGTTGCCGGTGGAGCGGGAGGGCCTGAATGTCATCCCGCTGTACGAGGAACAGCCCGTGGTGGTGGCGCCCAAGGGGCACGAGATCTCGGTGTTCGAGGAGGTGGCCCTGGCGGACCTGTCGAAGGAGACGTTCCTGGACGTGGCGGAACTTGGCGGACCGGAGATGGCCCTGCAGGTGGTGGCCACCGGCGCCGGCCTGGTGATCCTGCCGATGTCCGTCGCACGGCACTTCAACGTCAAGGACACCGTGGCGCGGAAGCTCACCGGAGCACCCACGACCCAGATCGCCCTGGCCTGGCCAAGCGACAGCACGGATGAGGTGATCGAAGAGTTCATCGGGATCGTGCGCGGCCGCACCGCTGCCAGCTCCCGGCAGCCTTCCGCCCAGCAGGAAAAGCCAAAGAAGGAACCGAAGCCGGACCGGCGGGGTCCCGCGGTCAAGAAGCCCAAGGTGGCGCAGCGCTACGCGCCGAACCCGGACAAGGGCCGCGGCAAGGGATCCCGGAAGAAGGGCAAGCGCTAA
- a CDS encoding MFS transporter: protein MTEQEPAPPGAAAAPDYDADLREDVAGNPLPPAVNATLRSPAQRSRTFAGILVNTALANITTSYLWFALTFWVYLETRNVIATGVIGGAYMLLIALSSISFGTFVDRYRKLAVMRFAAGFTLVMFVLSGAMFLLTPAAALLDLTQPLFWVFALIILVGAVVENMRNIALSTTVTILIEPDRRANANGLVGMVQGLMFIVTSVLSGLSVGLLGMGWTVAVAVVLTALAFAHLLTLRMPEEVRAAATDAHGGFDLRGSLAAVLAISGLFALILFSTFNNFIGGVYMALMDPYGLEMFPVELWGTYFAVGATGFIVGGALIGKFGLGSNPLRTMLIAVILMGVLGAVFTLREWAWLYIAGIWLYLVLVPFVEAAEQTVIQQVVPLNRQGRVFGFAMAFESAAAPITAFLIAPIAQVWIIPYARSPEGAAQLAPLLGEGTSRGIALVFLVAGIIMIAAALLAFLTPVYRRVSASYARTAAEASATASPG from the coding sequence ATGACCGAGCAGGAGCCGGCCCCGCCCGGGGCAGCTGCGGCTCCCGATTACGACGCTGACCTCCGCGAGGACGTGGCCGGCAACCCGCTGCCGCCCGCCGTCAACGCGACGCTGCGCAGTCCTGCGCAGCGGTCGCGCACGTTCGCCGGGATCCTGGTGAACACCGCCCTGGCCAACATCACGACCAGCTACCTGTGGTTCGCCTTGACCTTCTGGGTGTACCTGGAGACGCGCAACGTGATCGCCACCGGGGTCATCGGCGGTGCGTACATGCTGTTGATCGCCCTTTCCAGCATCAGCTTCGGCACCTTCGTGGACCGTTACCGCAAGCTTGCCGTGATGCGCTTCGCCGCCGGCTTCACCCTGGTCATGTTCGTGCTGTCCGGGGCCATGTTCCTGCTGACCCCGGCCGCCGCGCTGCTGGACCTGACGCAGCCGTTGTTCTGGGTCTTCGCCCTGATCATCCTGGTCGGTGCGGTCGTGGAAAACATGCGCAACATTGCCCTTTCCACCACGGTCACCATCCTTATCGAACCGGACCGCCGGGCGAACGCCAACGGGCTGGTGGGCATGGTGCAGGGACTGATGTTCATCGTCACCTCGGTGCTCTCCGGACTCTCGGTCGGGCTGCTGGGCATGGGCTGGACGGTCGCCGTCGCCGTGGTGCTCACGGCGCTGGCATTCGCGCACCTGCTCACGCTGCGCATGCCCGAGGAAGTGCGCGCTGCCGCCACGGACGCGCACGGCGGATTCGACCTGCGCGGCTCCCTCGCCGCCGTGCTGGCCATTTCCGGCCTGTTTGCGCTGATCCTCTTCTCCACGTTCAACAACTTCATCGGTGGCGTCTACATGGCGCTGATGGATCCCTACGGCTTGGAGATGTTCCCCGTGGAGCTGTGGGGGACCTACTTCGCGGTCGGCGCCACCGGATTCATCGTGGGCGGCGCGCTGATCGGCAAGTTCGGGCTCGGGTCCAACCCGTTGCGCACCATGCTCATCGCGGTGATCCTCATGGGGGTCCTCGGTGCGGTATTCACCCTGCGCGAGTGGGCTTGGCTCTACATCGCCGGCATCTGGCTGTACCTCGTCCTGGTCCCGTTCGTGGAGGCCGCGGAGCAGACGGTCATCCAACAGGTGGTGCCCCTGAATCGGCAGGGCCGGGTATTCGGATTCGCCATGGCGTTCGAGTCCGCGGCAGCGCCGATCACCGCGTTCCTCATCGCGCCGATCGCCCAGGTCTGGATCATCCCGTACGCGCGGTCCCCTGAGGGTGCAGCCCAGCTGGCCCCGCTGCTGGGCGAGGGTACCTCCCGCGGCATCGCCCTGGTGTTTCTGGTGGCCGGGATCATCATGATCGCCGCCGCACTGCTGGCCTTCCTGACCCCGGTGTACCGCCGGGTCTCAGCGTCGTATGCGCGGACGGCTGCAGAAGCGTCAGCGACGGCGTCTCCCGGATAA
- a CDS encoding urease subunit gamma: protein MHLLPREQEKLMIVVAADLARRRQSRGLRLNFPEAVAIISYELIEGARDGRTVADLMSYGTTVLGRGDVMEGVPEMIHDVQIEATFPDGTKLVTVHDPIR, encoded by the coding sequence ATGCATCTGCTGCCCCGTGAGCAGGAAAAGCTCATGATCGTGGTCGCGGCCGACCTCGCCCGCCGCCGCCAGTCCCGCGGTCTGAGGCTGAATTTTCCGGAGGCGGTCGCCATCATCAGCTACGAGCTGATCGAGGGTGCCCGGGACGGCCGGACGGTGGCGGACCTGATGAGCTACGGCACCACCGTGCTGGGCCGCGGGGACGTCATGGAGGGCGTGCCGGAGATGATCCACGACGTCCAGATTGAGGCCACCTTCCCGGACGGCACCAAGCTCGTCACCGTCCACGATCCGATCCGTTAG
- a CDS encoding urease subunit beta, giving the protein MIPGEYVLGPDPVVVNAGREAIDVVVTNTGDRPVQVGSHFHFFEANAALSFNRRAAYGRRLDIPAGTAARFEPGDSKTVRLIELAGRREVYGLSNAVNGTLEGRR; this is encoded by the coding sequence ATGATTCCCGGAGAATACGTTCTCGGCCCGGATCCTGTGGTGGTCAATGCGGGGCGTGAGGCGATCGACGTCGTGGTGACCAACACCGGTGACCGTCCCGTGCAGGTGGGCTCGCACTTCCACTTTTTCGAGGCGAACGCCGCCCTTTCGTTCAACCGCCGGGCCGCCTACGGCCGGCGCCTGGACATTCCGGCGGGCACGGCCGCCCGTTTCGAGCCGGGGGATAGCAAGACCGTCCGGTTGATCGAACTCGCCGGCCGGCGCGAGGTCTACGGCCTCAGCAACGCGGTGAACGGAACACTGGAGGGACGAAGATGA